In Gemmatimonadota bacterium, a single window of DNA contains:
- the mnmA gene encoding tRNA 2-thiouridine(34) synthase MnmA: MHPPLRIEDFDAVPRTVVVAMSGGVDSSVAAALLARRGHRVVGITIKTFCYGDAPVGGRTCCGLDGIADARMVADKLDFPHYVFDMEEGFTQSVVDDFVGEYARGRTPNPCVRCNSNTKIPDLLERARRFGAEAVATGHYARNACGPEGTPRVLRGADARKDQSYFLWAVPAETVGALRFPVGELAKDEVRTIARDLGLVTADKPESQDICFVPDGDYGGFLARRLGEDHPALREGAIRTAAGERVGTHRGYARYTVGQRKGLGGGRGRALHVLRVVPESGEVIVGDREELYSSSVQLSDLNWLGPAPNPGEAVSVQLRHGADPVGARVTALDGERAVLRLESPQWAVTPGQSGVVYRGDVLVGGGLIC, translated from the coding sequence ATGCACCCCCCGCTGAGAATCGAGGATTTCGACGCCGTGCCCCGTACGGTGGTCGTCGCCATGTCTGGTGGCGTCGACTCGTCGGTTGCGGCCGCCCTCCTGGCGCGGCGGGGCCACCGCGTGGTGGGGATCACGATCAAGACGTTCTGCTACGGGGACGCCCCGGTCGGCGGCCGGACCTGCTGCGGATTGGATGGGATCGCCGACGCGCGCATGGTCGCCGACAAGCTCGATTTCCCGCACTATGTCTTCGACATGGAGGAGGGCTTCACCCAGTCCGTCGTGGACGACTTCGTGGGCGAGTACGCGCGCGGGCGCACGCCCAACCCCTGCGTGCGCTGCAACTCCAACACGAAGATCCCGGATCTGCTGGAGAGGGCGCGCAGGTTCGGGGCGGAGGCCGTCGCCACCGGCCACTATGCCCGCAACGCGTGCGGCCCCGAGGGCACCCCGCGCGTCCTCCGCGGCGCGGACGCGCGCAAGGACCAGAGCTACTTTCTGTGGGCCGTGCCGGCCGAAACGGTAGGCGCCTTGCGCTTCCCGGTGGGAGAGCTGGCGAAGGACGAGGTCCGCACCATCGCTCGCGACCTGGGCCTCGTCACCGCCGACAAGCCGGAGTCCCAGGATATCTGTTTCGTCCCCGACGGCGACTACGGCGGCTTCCTCGCGCGCAGGCTGGGCGAGGACCATCCCGCGCTACGCGAAGGCGCGATCCGCACGGCCGCGGGCGAGCGCGTGGGCACCCATCGCGGCTACGCGCGCTACACCGTGGGCCAGCGGAAGGGGCTGGGAGGCGGGCGAGGGCGCGCGCTGCACGTGCTGCGGGTGGTGCCCGAGAGCGGCGAGGTGATCGTGGGCGATCGCGAGGAGCTGTACAGCTCTTCGGTCCAGCTCTCGGACCTCAACTGGTTGGGGCCGGCGCCGAATCCGGGTGAGGCCGTGTCCGTCCAGCTCCGGCACGGTGCCGATCCCGTCGGAGCACGCGTAACCGCCCTCGACGGCGAGCGCGCGGTGCTGCGGTTGGAGTCACCTCAGTGGGCGGTTACGCCGGGCCAGTCGGGTGTGGTCTACCGGGGAGACGTGCTGGTGGGAGGCGGCCTGATCTGCTAG
- a CDS encoding cysteine desulfurase family protein, translated as MTRTYIYLDHAATTPVRPEVVEAMRPYFSESFGNPSSVHGQGRAARSALEEARARLAGAIGARRRDIVFTGGGTEADNLAVLGGWRRAARAAREAGEPTPAISCSAVEHAAVLRSAEQAAAEGATMILLAVDGDGCVQMDAVIEALEARPAVMSVMWGNNEVGTLQPVHEIASRCVEAGVVFHSDAVQALGKVRVRVDECACHLMSLSSHKIGGPQGVGALYVRPGTEVDPVILGGGQEGGLRSGTHNVAGAVGMALAAELAVQELDEEAHRVAGLRDRLERALVETVEGLEVHGAGCTRLPHVLNVAIPGVEPDAALLALDAEGLCVSTGSACKSGSFKPSHVLAAMGRVATPGGAPEELPAVIRFSIGHTTTEEEVAAVIERFPGAVERLRELALA; from the coding sequence ATGACGCGCACCTACATCTACCTCGATCACGCGGCCACGACCCCCGTGCGCCCCGAAGTCGTGGAGGCCATGCGTCCATACTTCAGCGAGAGCTTCGGCAATCCCTCCAGCGTGCACGGGCAGGGCCGCGCGGCCCGCTCGGCGCTGGAGGAGGCGCGGGCACGCCTCGCTGGGGCCATAGGCGCGCGCCGCCGGGACATCGTCTTCACGGGCGGCGGCACGGAGGCCGACAACCTGGCCGTGCTGGGCGGGTGGCGCCGGGCCGCGCGGGCCGCGCGGGAGGCGGGTGAGCCGACCCCGGCGATCTCCTGTAGCGCGGTGGAGCACGCGGCCGTGCTGCGTTCCGCCGAGCAGGCCGCGGCCGAGGGCGCGACCATGATACTGCTGGCGGTGGACGGCGACGGTTGCGTGCAGATGGACGCCGTGATCGAAGCGCTGGAGGCACGGCCCGCGGTGATGTCCGTCATGTGGGGCAACAACGAGGTAGGGACGCTGCAGCCGGTGCACGAAATCGCGAGTCGATGCGTGGAGGCGGGCGTCGTCTTTCACAGCGACGCGGTGCAGGCGCTGGGCAAGGTGCGGGTGCGCGTGGATGAATGCGCCTGCCACCTGATGTCGCTGAGCTCGCACAAGATCGGCGGGCCCCAGGGCGTGGGCGCTCTCTATGTCCGGCCCGGCACCGAGGTGGATCCGGTCATCCTCGGCGGCGGCCAGGAGGGCGGGCTGCGGTCGGGCACGCACAACGTGGCGGGCGCGGTCGGCATGGCGCTGGCCGCCGAGCTCGCGGTGCAGGAACTGGACGAAGAGGCGCACCGAGTCGCCGGGCTCCGCGATCGCCTGGAGCGCGCTCTGGTCGAGACGGTGGAGGGCCTCGAAGTGCACGGCGCCGGTTGCACGCGGCTCCCCCACGTGCTGAACGTGGCCATCCCCGGGGTGGAGCCGGACGCGGCGTTGCTCGCGCTGGACGCGGAGGGGCTGTGCGTGTCGACCGGCTCCGCGTGCAAGAGTGGATCGTTCAAGCCCAGCCACGTGCTCGCTGCCATGGGCCGCGTGGCTACACCCGGTGGCGCGCCCGAAGAGTTGCCAGCCGTGATCCGCTTCTCGATCGGCCATACCACCACCGAGGAGGAGGTGGCCGCGGTGATCGAGCGTTTCCCGGGCGCCGTGGAGCGCCTGCGCGAGCTTGCGCTCGCCTGA
- the bshB1 gene encoding bacillithiol biosynthesis deacetylase BshB1: MSSSERGSVDVLAVCAHPDDAELLCGGLLLKCADQGYRTGVLDLSRGELGSTGTPETRAREAERAAEIMGLALRRNAELPDGHLRADLAARWHVAGLIRELRPDVLILQYDDYRNPDHAAASVLVAEAAFGAGLRNAPVAGEPHRPRKLVYGIAYREHGPKPSFVVDVSEQMDRKLEAIMAYDSQFAGRTSLGGVRGGGDRPIAEQIRSQHAHYGSWIRQPYGEPYWTREAVQVDDVVGLGPGTF, encoded by the coding sequence GTGAGCTCCTCCGAACGGGGTAGCGTCGACGTCCTCGCCGTATGCGCGCACCCCGACGACGCCGAGCTGCTGTGCGGCGGGCTGCTGCTGAAGTGCGCCGACCAGGGCTACCGCACGGGCGTGCTGGATCTTTCGCGCGGCGAGCTGGGCAGCACCGGCACCCCCGAGACACGCGCGCGGGAAGCGGAGCGCGCGGCGGAGATCATGGGGCTCGCTCTGCGGCGCAACGCCGAGTTACCGGACGGGCACCTGCGAGCCGACCTGGCCGCCCGCTGGCACGTCGCCGGCCTGATCCGCGAGCTGCGACCCGATGTCCTCATCCTTCAGTACGACGACTACCGCAACCCCGACCACGCCGCCGCCAGCGTTCTGGTCGCGGAGGCGGCGTTCGGCGCGGGGCTGCGCAACGCGCCGGTGGCAGGCGAACCCCACCGGCCGCGCAAGCTGGTGTACGGGATCGCCTACCGTGAGCACGGCCCCAAGCCGAGCTTCGTGGTGGACGTGAGCGAGCAGATGGACAGGAAGCTCGAGGCCATCATGGCCTACGACTCCCAGTTCGCCGGGCGCACCTCGCTGGGCGGCGTGCGGGGCGGCGGCGACCGCCCCATCGCCGAGCAGATCCGCTCCCAGCACGCCCACTACGGCTCGTGGATCCGGCAACCCTACGGGGAGCCTTACTGGACCCGCGAGGCGGTCCAGGTCGACGACGTAGTCGGGCTGGGCCCAGGGACCTTCTAA
- a CDS encoding ABC transporter permease: MALGSVTEGIRLALDQLHANKFRSTLTILGVVIGVATVMAISAVMGGLRSGVMSGIEAAGPQNFMVARWNFNSVQISGGGEGPPWRGKPPITPQEARRLDKLPALSKVIVDVDLQAPIDYGSQHFEDVNISSDSEGWEQFTPGDYHVGGPFTAADVRGARRVVVLSKPLAEDLFGPSDPIGKTIRMRGAPFQVVGVYNIEGNIFADLIKHWAVVPYTSGLKYLGAPKDFITLLAITDDDATQDEAMDQVTASLRRMRGLRPGEENNFAIVRQEELAATFNRMTAVLMSVVIGLASVALMVGGIGVIAIMMISVTERTREIGVRKALGATRAEIRLQFLIEAVTLTMVGAALGLAIGGSLAFLVEKLTPLSANVPMAAIVAALVVAAISGIGFGVWPAMRASRMDPVEALRHE; this comes from the coding sequence ATGGCGCTCGGAAGCGTAACCGAAGGCATCCGGCTGGCGCTGGACCAACTGCACGCCAACAAGTTCCGTTCGACCCTCACCATCCTGGGGGTCGTGATAGGCGTCGCCACGGTGATGGCCATCAGCGCGGTCATGGGCGGGCTGCGCTCGGGCGTCATGAGCGGGATCGAGGCGGCGGGGCCGCAGAACTTCATGGTCGCGCGCTGGAACTTCAACAGCGTGCAGATCAGCGGCGGTGGAGAGGGTCCCCCCTGGCGAGGGAAGCCCCCCATCACTCCGCAGGAAGCCCGCCGGCTCGACAAGCTGCCGGCCCTATCGAAGGTGATCGTCGACGTCGATCTGCAGGCGCCCATCGACTACGGCAGTCAGCACTTCGAGGACGTCAACATCAGCTCGGACAGCGAGGGGTGGGAGCAGTTCACGCCGGGCGATTACCACGTAGGCGGCCCGTTCACGGCGGCCGACGTGCGCGGAGCCCGACGCGTCGTCGTGCTTTCGAAACCCCTCGCGGAGGATCTGTTCGGGCCCAGCGATCCAATCGGCAAGACGATTCGCATGCGCGGCGCCCCCTTCCAGGTGGTGGGTGTCTACAACATCGAGGGCAACATCTTCGCCGACCTGATCAAGCACTGGGCCGTGGTGCCGTACACGTCGGGCCTCAAGTACCTGGGCGCGCCCAAGGACTTCATCACGCTGCTCGCCATCACCGACGACGATGCCACGCAGGACGAGGCGATGGACCAGGTCACGGCGTCGCTGCGGCGCATGCGCGGGCTGCGACCCGGCGAGGAGAACAACTTCGCCATCGTCCGGCAGGAAGAGCTCGCGGCGACGTTCAACCGCATGACCGCGGTGTTGATGAGCGTCGTCATAGGCCTCGCGTCGGTTGCCCTCATGGTGGGCGGCATCGGCGTGATCGCGATCATGATGATCAGCGTGACCGAGCGCACCCGGGAAATCGGCGTACGCAAGGCGCTCGGGGCCACGCGCGCGGAGATCAGGCTGCAGTTCCTGATCGAAGCGGTGACCTTGACCATGGTCGGGGCGGCGCTCGGGCTGGCGATCGGCGGTAGCCTGGCGTTCCTGGTCGAGAAACTCACGCCGCTGAGCGCGAACGTCCCCATGGCGGCGATCGTCGCGGCGTTGGTGGTGGCGGCGATCTCGGGCATCGGGTTCGGCGTGTGGCCCGCCATGCGCGCTTCTCGCATGGATCCCGTGGAAGCCCTGCGCCACGAGTGA
- a CDS encoding ABC transporter permease, whose amino-acid sequence MKYREAFRLAFSQIRSQKLKSAFAVLGVFVGATFLVTVVSVIGGLNRYMEEDFGRRIYGLNTVTVRRTPSVQFGPSASARRAWRRRPRLTFEDADAMRDRLDVPVMVGVESHAGGEVEGPDGTNLGNMWLTAASPEYFAMRNMELDMGRTFNQAEDRTGSAVVVLGHDASEELFATRDPIGKTIKIRGVPFRVIGVMEKQGSLLGISMDNRAIAPAHSPMARMVNPRGLVDEIVVKAQDEVAMGRAIWEAEAIMRERRGLRPTEENNFELETAEDSMSFWTRISQILYMTFPVLVGIALVVGGMVIMNIMLVSVTERTREIGVRKAIGARRRDVVRQVLVESAALSLLGAAAGIIFGQAGAQVVRALTPLPVSVAPAAMLGAAALGVGVGVLAGLYPAVKASRLDPVVALRAE is encoded by the coding sequence ATGAAGTACCGCGAGGCGTTCCGGCTGGCGTTCAGCCAGATTCGCAGCCAGAAGCTGAAGTCGGCGTTTGCGGTACTCGGCGTGTTCGTCGGCGCCACCTTCCTGGTGACCGTGGTCAGCGTGATCGGCGGGCTCAACCGTTACATGGAAGAGGATTTCGGGCGCCGCATCTACGGCCTCAACACGGTCACCGTTCGGCGCACGCCATCGGTCCAGTTCGGGCCCTCGGCGTCCGCACGGCGGGCGTGGCGGCGCCGGCCCCGGCTCACCTTCGAGGACGCCGACGCCATGCGCGACCGGCTCGACGTGCCCGTCATGGTAGGCGTCGAGAGCCACGCCGGCGGCGAGGTGGAGGGCCCGGACGGCACCAACCTGGGCAACATGTGGCTGACCGCGGCGTCGCCCGAGTATTTCGCCATGCGCAACATGGAGCTGGACATGGGGCGCACCTTCAACCAAGCGGAGGACAGGACGGGCTCGGCGGTGGTCGTGCTGGGCCACGACGCGTCGGAAGAGCTGTTCGCGACGCGGGACCCCATCGGCAAGACCATAAAGATCCGCGGCGTCCCGTTCAGGGTCATCGGCGTGATGGAGAAGCAGGGCAGCCTGCTGGGCATCTCCATGGACAACCGCGCGATCGCCCCGGCGCACTCGCCCATGGCGCGCATGGTCAATCCCCGCGGCCTGGTCGACGAGATCGTGGTGAAGGCGCAGGACGAGGTGGCCATGGGGCGCGCCATCTGGGAGGCCGAGGCGATCATGCGCGAGCGGCGCGGCCTACGCCCGACCGAAGAGAACAACTTCGAGCTGGAGACCGCCGAAGACTCCATGTCGTTCTGGACCCGGATCAGCCAGATCCTCTACATGACCTTCCCGGTTCTGGTGGGGATCGCGCTGGTGGTGGGCGGCATGGTGATCATGAACATCATGCTGGTGAGCGTCACGGAGCGGACCCGCGAGATAGGCGTGCGCAAGGCGATCGGCGCGCGGCGGCGAGATGTCGTGCGGCAAGTCCTGGTGGAGTCGGCCGCGCTGTCGCTGCTGGGCGCGGCGGCGGGCATCATCTTCGGCCAGGCCGGCGCCCAGGTCGTGCGGGCGCTCACCCCGCTGCCCGTGTCCGTGGCGCCGGCCGCCATGCTCGGGGCCGCGGCGCTAGGCGTTGGCGTGGGCGTGCTCGCCGGGCTCTACCCGGCCGTGAAGGCGTCGCGGCTGGACCCCGTCGTGGCACTCAGGGCGGAATGA
- a CDS encoding ABC transporter ATP-binding protein, which translates to MNWNQSAPAEDLVIRTRGLTKDYVLGAETVHALRGVDMDVQRNEYLAIMGPSGSGKSTFMNLIGCLDTPTAGEYWLNGEAVAGKDDDQLAHIRNRLIGFVFQTFNLLPRASALHNVELPLIYAGVSASVRKARAADILDKVGLGDRMDHKPTELSGGQRQRVAVARALINDPAILLADEPTGNLDSRTSAEIMHLFGELHEGGQTILIVTHEADIAEYTHRAVLLHDGMIASDQRKTPKRGRAASSSPEEFRPPVGSVAEAP; encoded by the coding sequence GTGAACTGGAACCAATCGGCGCCAGCTGAAGACCTGGTCATACGCACCCGCGGGCTGACCAAGGACTACGTGCTGGGCGCCGAAACGGTGCACGCTCTGCGCGGCGTGGACATGGACGTCCAGCGCAACGAGTACCTCGCCATCATGGGCCCGTCGGGATCCGGCAAGTCCACGTTCATGAACCTGATCGGATGCCTCGATACGCCCACGGCCGGAGAGTACTGGCTGAACGGCGAGGCGGTGGCGGGCAAGGACGACGACCAGCTCGCGCACATCCGCAATCGACTGATCGGCTTCGTCTTCCAGACCTTCAACCTGCTGCCTCGAGCGTCCGCCCTGCACAACGTGGAGCTGCCGCTCATCTACGCCGGCGTGAGCGCGAGCGTCCGCAAGGCCCGGGCGGCGGACATCCTCGACAAGGTCGGGCTGGGCGACCGCATGGACCACAAGCCGACGGAGTTGTCGGGCGGCCAGCGGCAGCGGGTAGCGGTCGCGCGGGCGCTCATCAACGACCCGGCCATCCTGCTCGCGGACGAACCCACCGGCAACCTGGACAGCCGTACGTCCGCAGAGATCATGCACCTGTTCGGAGAGCTCCACGAGGGCGGCCAGACCATTCTGATCGTCACGCACGAGGCGGACATTGCCGAGTACACGCACCGCGCGGTGCTGCTGCACGACGGCATGATCGCGAGCGACCAGCGCAAGACGCCCAAGCGCGGGCGTGCGGCGTCGAGCTCGCCCGAGGAGTTCCGGCCGCCTGTCGGGTCGGTGGCGGAAGCGCCATGA
- a CDS encoding efflux RND transporter periplasmic adaptor subunit: MKRRTKIALGVVAVVAVGALVVVGASRRGGDATPVRVQEVATTDLVAMVNGNGWIRPSRSVDVQSDIIGRITELHVEEGDSVANGQLLLRIDPSQYEAAVARSLASVSEARAGEAQARANLLQTQRVLTRSEGLAESDANLISAQALDEARSAVEVQTAMHEASEHRVAQARAALREARDRLSKTVIRAPIDGVVTRLNVDVGETAIVGTMNNAGSLLLTISDLSIIEAVVKVDETDLPQIALGDSASIEIDAFPRRMFTGRVAEIAHSALNSPEQIARAGGQAQAVDFQVVIRLDEPPPTLRPDFSATADVVTDTREGVLSIPIIALTVRDAEDVEALPQETPGAAAAAAQLEAADEIEGVFVVREGLARFVPVEVGIAGSEEFEVVRGLEAGDSVVAGPYQAIRNLAEGDAVRVLGGAEDDERTASAEDS, encoded by the coding sequence ATGAAGAGACGGACTAAAATCGCGCTGGGTGTGGTCGCAGTCGTCGCCGTGGGTGCGCTGGTGGTGGTGGGCGCGTCGCGGCGCGGCGGGGACGCCACGCCGGTGCGCGTTCAAGAGGTGGCGACCACCGACCTGGTCGCGATGGTCAACGGCAACGGCTGGATCCGGCCGAGTCGCTCGGTAGACGTCCAGTCGGACATCATAGGGCGCATCACCGAGCTGCACGTCGAAGAAGGCGACTCGGTGGCGAACGGGCAGCTCCTGCTGCGCATAGACCCGAGTCAGTACGAGGCCGCCGTCGCGCGGTCGCTGGCGTCGGTGAGCGAGGCGCGCGCGGGCGAGGCGCAGGCGCGCGCCAACCTGCTGCAGACACAGCGCGTTCTGACGCGCAGCGAGGGCCTGGCGGAAAGCGACGCCAACCTCATCAGCGCCCAGGCGCTGGACGAGGCCCGCTCGGCGGTGGAGGTCCAGACCGCCATGCACGAGGCCTCCGAGCACCGCGTGGCGCAGGCCAGAGCGGCGCTGCGCGAGGCCAGGGACCGGCTCAGCAAGACGGTGATCCGCGCGCCGATCGACGGCGTCGTGACGCGCCTCAACGTGGACGTGGGCGAGACCGCCATCGTCGGCACGATGAACAACGCGGGCAGCCTGCTCTTGACGATCAGCGACCTGAGCATCATCGAAGCCGTCGTGAAGGTCGACGAGACGGACCTGCCCCAGATCGCACTGGGCGACAGCGCTTCGATCGAGATCGACGCGTTCCCGCGCCGTATGTTCACGGGGCGCGTCGCCGAGATCGCGCACAGCGCGCTCAACTCGCCCGAACAGATAGCGCGCGCGGGCGGCCAGGCGCAGGCCGTGGACTTCCAGGTGGTGATCCGCCTGGACGAGCCACCGCCGACGCTGAGGCCCGATTTCTCGGCAACGGCCGACGTGGTAACCGACACCCGCGAGGGTGTGTTGTCGATTCCGATCATCGCCCTCACGGTACGCGACGCCGAGGACGTGGAGGCGCTGCCCCAGGAGACCCCCGGGGCCGCCGCCGCCGCCGCGCAGCTGGAGGCGGCCGACGAGATAGAGGGCGTGTTCGTCGTGCGCGAAGGCCTCGCGCGTTTCGTTCCGGTGGAGGTCGGCATCGCCGGGTCCGAGGAGTTCGAGGTGGTGCGCGGGCTCGAGGCCGGCGACTCGGTGGTCGCGGGGCCCTACCAGGCCATTCGCAACCTCGCCGAGGGGGACGCCGTGCGCGTGCTGGGCGGCGCCGAGGACGACGAACGCACCGCCAGCGCGGAGGACTCCTAG
- a CDS encoding TolC family protein — protein MSDTAAPRWAVAIVCLALFAGEADAQQPDSALSLDQAISIAVLNNPDHLSVANNEGAAAWGVRAAYGAFLPNASLFSGFNYQGSGNNRFGSVSLGETPSFLISDYTLALNLGISGATFFGVGAARADQKASHAETDASRFQLVSTVTQQYIAALRARDGFALAEQEFERADQNLVLARARVEVGAAIPLEQMQAEVERGRAEVEVERTRNLLKTEKLRLGQQLGVNLNLDTDLSTSFEVFDPTWTTDELTQWSVNANPTLRATQARHDASRKSLRAQQSGYLPSFDVSVRWSGFAREATDPASLITDAQTGAANQRESCLLFNAISDGLSQPLNGFPLNCSLLSFTSQDETALRSANDVFPFDYTSQPLEARFQVSIPLFQGFAQKQRVEQAQANARDALHRVRAQELQLRTDIVSAQETLLTARRIVAIEEQNRDSSAEQLRLERERYRLGATSFVDLLNAETIRAQADRSYLNALYDFHAALATLEAAVGRSLASTSE, from the coding sequence GTGTCGGATACCGCCGCACCGCGCTGGGCGGTCGCCATCGTCTGCCTCGCCCTCTTCGCCGGCGAAGCTGACGCCCAGCAGCCCGACTCTGCACTCAGTCTCGATCAGGCGATCTCGATCGCCGTCCTCAACAATCCGGATCACCTGTCGGTGGCCAACAACGAAGGCGCCGCCGCCTGGGGCGTGCGCGCCGCGTACGGCGCGTTCCTGCCCAACGCGAGTCTGTTTTCCGGATTCAACTACCAGGGCTCAGGCAACAACCGCTTCGGCAGCGTCAGCCTGGGCGAGACGCCGTCGTTCCTGATCAGCGACTACACGCTGGCGCTGAACCTGGGGATAAGCGGCGCCACGTTCTTCGGCGTCGGCGCGGCGCGCGCGGACCAGAAGGCGTCGCACGCGGAGACCGACGCGTCCCGCTTCCAGCTCGTGTCCACGGTCACCCAGCAATACATCGCCGCGCTGCGCGCGCGTGACGGATTCGCGCTTGCCGAGCAGGAATTCGAACGCGCGGACCAGAACCTGGTTCTGGCGCGGGCGCGCGTCGAGGTGGGCGCCGCCATTCCGCTCGAGCAGATGCAGGCCGAGGTGGAGCGGGGCCGCGCCGAGGTGGAGGTGGAGCGCACGCGCAACCTGCTCAAGACGGAGAAGCTGCGGCTGGGGCAGCAGCTCGGCGTCAACCTGAATCTCGACACCGACCTGAGCACGTCCTTCGAGGTCTTCGATCCGACCTGGACCACGGACGAGTTGACGCAGTGGTCGGTGAACGCCAATCCGACCCTGCGCGCCACCCAGGCTCGCCACGACGCATCCCGCAAGAGCCTGCGCGCGCAGCAGAGCGGTTATTTGCCGTCCTTCGATGTCAGCGTGCGCTGGTCGGGATTCGCGCGCGAGGCGACGGACCCCGCGTCGCTCATCACCGACGCGCAAACGGGAGCGGCCAACCAGCGCGAGAGCTGCCTGCTCTTCAACGCGATCTCTGACGGCCTCAGCCAGCCGCTCAACGGGTTCCCGCTGAACTGCTCGCTGCTGTCCTTCACGTCGCAGGATGAAACCGCTCTGCGCTCGGCGAACGACGTGTTCCCGTTCGACTACACGTCACAGCCGCTGGAAGCTCGCTTCCAGGTGAGCATACCCCTGTTCCAGGGTTTCGCGCAGAAGCAGAGGGTGGAGCAGGCGCAGGCCAACGCGCGCGACGCGCTGCACCGCGTTCGAGCCCAGGAGCTGCAGTTGCGCACCGACATCGTTTCCGCGCAGGAGACCCTGCTCACGGCGCGCCGAATCGTCGCGATCGAGGAGCAGAACCGCGATTCCTCGGCGGAGCAACTGCGGCTGGAGCGCGAACGCTACCGGCTCGGCGCCACGAGCTTCGTCGACCTGCTGAACGCCGAAACCATCAGGGCGCAGGCCGATCGCAGCTACCTGAACGCGCTGTACGATTTCCACGCGGCGCTCGCCACGCTCGAGGCCGCCGTGGGGCGGAGCCTCGCGTCGACGTCGGAGTAG